A window from Candidatus Arthromitus sp. SFB-rat-Yit encodes these proteins:
- a CDS encoding FprA family A-type flavoprotein produces MKSYKIQNDLLWVGALDPELRVFDIIMNTPYGTTYNSYVIIGSEKTAVFETVKSQFFDQYIERLKEANIDLKKIDYLVVSHTEPDHAGSVERMIELCPNISIVASPTAIKYLKKVANKDFKYIEATQNSSISLGDKTLEFISAPFLHWPDTIYTYVKELKTLITCDSFGAHYCTNNIFDDSVENYEDYMDALKYYYDCIFGPFKSFVLKALDKIKDLEINYVCTGHGPVLRKHIQKVISLYKEWSTPQPKNEKPKVVVCYVSAYGYTETLAKEISKSICENGDIDLSIYDVINHDKNYLLDEINSADGILFGTPTINSDMLEPIRDLLTHLNPLVHGGKIAAVFGSYGWSGEGIPNTESRLKELKMNLLTPSLKINFKPCEKELKDAQNFGRKFKEKLLTSLNK; encoded by the coding sequence ATGAAAAGTTATAAAATCCAAAACGATTTATTATGGGTAGGTGCTCTAGACCCAGAACTTAGAGTATTTGACATAATAATGAATACTCCTTATGGTACAACTTATAATTCATATGTAATTATAGGAAGTGAAAAAACAGCAGTTTTTGAAACTGTAAAATCTCAATTTTTTGATCAATATATAGAAAGATTAAAAGAAGCTAATATAGATCTGAAAAAAATAGATTATTTAGTAGTTAGTCACACAGAGCCAGATCACGCGGGATCTGTTGAAAGAATGATAGAGTTGTGTCCAAATATTAGTATAGTAGCTTCACCAACTGCTATAAAATATCTAAAAAAAGTTGCTAATAAAGATTTTAAATACATAGAAGCAACTCAAAATTCATCAATATCTTTGGGGGATAAAACTCTTGAATTTATATCTGCTCCATTTTTACATTGGCCAGATACTATATATACTTATGTTAAAGAATTAAAGACTTTAATAACTTGCGATTCATTCGGAGCTCATTATTGCACAAACAATATTTTTGACGATTCAGTTGAAAATTATGAAGATTATATGGATGCATTAAAATATTACTATGACTGCATATTTGGACCATTTAAATCATTTGTACTTAAAGCACTTGATAAAATTAAAGATCTAGAAATAAATTATGTATGTACAGGTCATGGACCTGTTTTAAGAAAACATATACAAAAAGTAATATCTTTATACAAGGAATGGAGTACTCCTCAACCTAAAAATGAAAAACCAAAAGTTGTTGTATGTTATGTATCTGCATATGGGTATACAGAAACACTTGCTAAAGAAATTTCAAAATCCATATGTGAAAATGGGGATATAGACTTAAGTATTTATGATGTTATAAATCATGACAAAAATTATTTATTAGATGAAATAAACTCAGCAGACGGTATATTATTTGGTACTCCAACAATAAATTCAGATATGCTCGAGCCAATTCGTGATTTATTAACACATTTAAATCCATTAGTTCATGGTGGTAAAATTGCAGCAGTATTTGGTTCCTATGGATGGAGTGGTGAAGGAATTCCTAATACTGAATCTAGACTTAAAGAATTAAAAATGAACCTTTTAACTCCTTCACTTAAAATAAACTTTAAACCATGCGAAAAAGAATTGAAAGATGCACAAAATTTTGGACGTAAATTTAAAGAAAAATTACTCACATCACTAAATAAATAA
- a CDS encoding DUF6514 family protein: MRVIEVLKGREYSLSEIIEYYYKVVESEIVMDIGDKIDSKLVYGIQIDKVLIKKDGQQVSESEKVEIISCNLEFVKEICRTLHKQLVSPFHLIDVLEDNISSVFRENFKIRFKEKV, encoded by the coding sequence ATGAGAGTAATTGAGGTATTGAAAGGAAGAGAGTATAGTTTAAGTGAAATAATAGAGTATTATTATAAAGTAGTTGAAAGTGAAATTGTAATGGATATTGGAGATAAAATAGATTCTAAACTTGTATATGGAATACAAATAGATAAGGTTTTGATTAAAAAAGATGGACAACAAGTAAGTGAGAGTGAAAAAGTTGAAATTATAAGTTGTAATTTGGAGTTTGTTAAAGAAATTTGCAGAACTTTACATAAACAATTAGTATCTCCATTCCATTTAATCGATGTTTTAGAAGATAATATAAGTTCTGTATTTAGAGAAAATTTTAAAATAAGATTTAAAGAAAAAGTTTAA
- the acpS gene encoding holo-ACP synthase produces MIIGIGCDILEICRVESLLEYKGFLNKYFTDNEIYMFNTQKNKKKYVNKIASNLCVKEAFFKSISSSHKLKNFKFKDVEVLRYEDGRPYLNLLNGLKQLNNNVSITISNERDYVVSFIILEN; encoded by the coding sequence TTGATAATAGGTATTGGATGCGATATTTTAGAAATATGTAGAGTAGAATCTCTTTTAGAGTATAAGGGATTTCTAAATAAGTATTTTACAGATAATGAAATATATATGTTTAATACTCAGAAGAATAAAAAAAAATATGTAAATAAGATAGCTTCTAACCTTTGTGTTAAAGAAGCATTTTTTAAATCTATATCATCATCCCATAAACTAAAAAATTTTAAATTTAAAGATGTAGAAGTTTTAAGGTATGAAGATGGAAGACCGTATTTAAATTTATTAAATGGTCTAAAACAACTGAATAATAACGTGAGTATAACTATATCAAATGAAAGAGATTACGTAGTATCATTCATTATTTTAGAAAATTAA
- a CDS encoding germination lipoprotein GerS-related protein, with translation MKKIIVFFILFLFIVVSCKIEKIENPEQAFDYVKGIKNYVSDVRITFKNERSEESVFLRQYSCSNGSYRLDLEEDRIYIYKDDKIFVKDLENNREYFLDKNFDEVYKYTFLNEYIKLIYSMDQVKYFKESYGEGDQIKSFYGAEVNLPINNLNINSAVLYLDMEKCSPIKLEIFDINKEVRILVEYLTFETLEDIDLQLFEY, from the coding sequence TTGAAAAAAATTATTGTATTTTTTATATTATTTCTGTTTATTGTAGTTTCTTGTAAAATTGAAAAAATAGAAAATCCTGAACAAGCCTTTGATTATGTTAAGGGAATTAAAAATTATGTTTCTGATGTAAGGATTACATTTAAAAATGAGAGAAGCGAAGAAAGTGTGTTCTTAAGGCAGTATAGTTGTTCTAATGGAAGTTATAGATTGGACTTGGAAGAGGATCGTATATACATATATAAAGATGATAAGATATTTGTGAAGGATCTAGAAAATAATAGGGAATATTTTTTAGACAAAAATTTTGATGAAGTGTATAAATATACTTTTCTAAATGAATATATAAAATTGATTTATTCAATGGATCAAGTAAAATATTTTAAGGAATCTTATGGAGAAGGGGATCAGATCAAGAGTTTTTACGGAGCTGAGGTCAATTTACCTATAAACAATTTAAATATAAATTCTGCTGTTTTGTATTTGGATATGGAAAAGTGCTCCCCTATTAAACTTGAAATATTTGATATTAATAAAGAGGTTAGGATTTTAGTAGAGTATTTAACTTTTGAAACTTTAGAAGATATTGATTTACAGTTGTTTGAATATTAG
- the alr gene encoding alanine racemase, with protein MRFDYNVYAEVNLDNLLGNLKFIQGMNEGKKIMPVIKDDAYGHGIVEIANKLIENGIEILCVSNINEGVLLRECGIKAQILVFGITPVNYIMDLIENDLTQTISSIEYADMIIEQLSRINKSLKVHIKVDTGMGRVGLIASDENFKIVNNILSNPLIDIQGVYSHLSDAGSEDRNYTINQYKLFKMFCNNLAQFKLNIKYKHICNSDGGLNYKFDDIEYIRPGLLLYGYSNSMGKNYKNLKPVMNLKAKIVHIKKVNKGEYIGYGKAYKVNKESYIATLNVGYGHGYPRYLSNTGRVIINNEFANIVGNVCMDHCMIDITNTSGIRLFDDVILIGDNERRKIDAHEIAGYGNTICYEVLCGIRRKVPRVYLENNKIKYIREG; from the coding sequence ATGAGATTTGATTATAATGTTTATGCTGAAGTAAATTTGGATAATCTACTTGGAAATTTGAAATTCATTCAGGGTATGAATGAAGGGAAGAAAATTATGCCTGTTATTAAAGATGATGCATATGGTCATGGAATTGTGGAAATTGCCAATAAACTTATTGAAAACGGAATTGAAATATTATGCGTTAGCAATATAAATGAAGGTGTTTTATTAAGAGAATGTGGTATTAAAGCACAGATTCTAGTATTTGGAATCACTCCTGTAAATTATATTATGGATTTAATAGAGAATGATCTAACTCAAACAATTTCTAGTATTGAATATGCTGATATGATAATAGAACAATTATCAAGAATAAATAAGAGTTTAAAAGTACATATAAAGGTTGATACTGGAATGGGAAGAGTGGGATTAATTGCAAGTGATGAAAATTTTAAAATTGTAAATAATATATTAAGTAATCCTTTGATTGATATCCAAGGTGTATACTCTCATTTATCGGATGCTGGATCTGAAGATAGAAATTATACCATTAATCAATATAAATTATTTAAAATGTTTTGTAATAATTTAGCTCAATTCAAACTAAATATTAAGTATAAACATATATGCAATAGTGATGGAGGGTTAAATTATAAGTTTGATGATATTGAGTATATAAGACCAGGACTTCTATTATATGGCTATAGTAATAGTATGGGTAAAAATTATAAAAACCTTAAACCTGTCATGAATCTAAAAGCTAAAATTGTACATATAAAGAAGGTTAATAAAGGTGAATATATAGGATATGGTAAGGCATATAAAGTTAATAAGGAAAGCTACATTGCTACTTTAAATGTAGGGTATGGTCACGGTTATCCTAGATATTTGTCTAATACAGGAAGAGTAATAATTAATAATGAGTTTGCTAATATTGTTGGTAATGTATGCATGGATCATTGTATGATCGATATTACAAATACTAGTGGTATTAGGTTGTTTGATGATGTTATATTGATAGGAGATAATGAAAGAAGAAAAATAGATGCACATGAAATAGCAGGGTATGGTAATACTATTTGCTATGAGGTGCTATGTGGCATACGTAGGAAAGTTCCTAGAGTTTACTTAGAAAATAATAAGATAAAATATATTAGAGAAGGGTAG
- a CDS encoding type II toxin-antitoxin system PemK/MazF family toxin: MTTMVVKRGDIFYADLSPVIGSEQGGIRPVIIIQNDIGNRYSPTVIVGAITSQINKAKLPTHVEISSEEYGLNKDSVVLLEQIRTLDKKRLKEKIGRMTKNDMKKVDKALFVSLGLDFKI, encoded by the coding sequence ATGACTACAATGGTAGTGAAAAGAGGGGACATATTTTATGCTGACTTAAGTCCTGTTATAGGGTCTGAGCAGGGAGGAATACGACCCGTTATAATAATTCAAAATGATATAGGAAATAGGTATAGTCCTACTGTCATAGTTGGAGCAATAACTTCTCAGATTAATAAAGCTAAGTTACCTACTCATGTTGAAATATCATCTGAAGAATATGGCTTAAATAAAGATTCTGTGGTGTTGCTAGAACAGATAAGGACTTTAGATAAAAAAAGACTTAAAGAAAAAATAGGGCGTATGACTAAAAATGATATGAAGAAGGTAGATAAGGCCTTATTTGTAAGTTTGGGATTGGATTTTAAAATATAA